The following are encoded together in the Lepidochelys kempii isolate rLepKem1 chromosome 7, rLepKem1.hap2, whole genome shotgun sequence genome:
- the NPM3 gene encoding nucleoplasmin-3, translating into MAAFLEPESRAAGAGAGAGAGAGLCLGNFVFGCELTGSTRSYTFKVDEDDDSEHILALSMVCLTGGAKDECNVVEVVGRNRQNQEIAVPVANLKLSCQPVLSLDNFQLQPPVTFHLKSGSGPVHLTGRHQIMHRRALSEEEESEEEEEEEELAPVMPAKKQQRRQ; encoded by the exons ATGGCCGCCTTCCTGGAGCCGGAGAGCCgggcggccggggccggggccggggccggggccggggccgggctctGTCTCGGCAACTTCGTCTTCG GCTGCGAGTTGACGGGCAGCACCAGATCCTACACCTTTAAGGTGGATGAAGATGACGACTCTGAGCACATCCTGGCCCTGTCTATG GTCTGCCTTACGGGCGGCGCAAAGGACGAATGCAACGTGGTGGAAGTTGTGGGGCGTAACCGTCAGAACCAGGAGATTGCTGTGCCGGTGGCCAATCTGAAGCTGTCGTGCCAGCCCGTG CTGAGCCTGGACAACTTCCAGCTCCAGCCACCTGTGACCTTCCACCTGAAATCCGGCTCCGGCCCCGTGCACCTCACCGGGCGGCACCAGATCA TGCACAGGAGGGCACTGTCTGAGGAagaggagagtgaggaggaggaggaggaggaagagctcgCCCCCGTCATGCCAGCCAAGAAGCAGCAAAGGAGACAGTAG